From the genome of Vicia villosa cultivar HV-30 ecotype Madison, WI linkage group LG2, Vvil1.0, whole genome shotgun sequence, one region includes:
- the LOC131650958 gene encoding uncharacterized mitochondrial protein AtMg00810-like has translation MHFVIIQSTSDYSLFTLKTATDFTALLVYVDDIILASTSLSEFQRIKTILDSHFKIKDLGVLKYFLGLEVAHSKSGITISQRKYCLDLLNDSGLLGSKPASTPLDPSIKLHQDNGKPFEDVAAYRRLIGRLLYLNTTRPDITFATQQLSQFLHAPTMTHFNAACRVIRYLKHNPGRGLLFPRDSEIQLLGYSDSDWAGCIDSRKSISGYCFFLGSSLISWRAKKQQTISRSSSEAEYRALSTATCELQWLLHLFRDLEVTSTRQPVLYCDSQSAIHIASNPVFHERTKHLDIDCHLVREKVQQGTLRLLQIPSQEQLADF, from the coding sequence ATGCATTTTGTGATCATCCAATCCACTTCAGATTATTCTCTCTTTACTTTAAAGACTGCTACAGACTTCACAGCCCTCCtagtatatgtggatgacatcatACTAGCTAGTACTTCTCTTAGTGAGTTTCAAAGGATCAAGACTATCCTTGACAGTCATTTCAAAATCAAAGACCTGGGTGTGTTAAAGTATTTCTTAGGTCTGGAGGTGGCTCACTCTAAATCAGGCATTACCATTTCGCAAAGAAAGTATTGTTTGGATCTTCTCAATGACTCTGGCTTACTTGGTTCCAAGCCTGCATCTACTCCTCTTGATCCATCTATAAAATTACATCAAGACAATGGCAAGCCATTTGAGGATGTAGCTGCATACAGGAGGCTAATTGGTAGATTGTTGTATCTCAATACAACAAGGCCAGACATTACCTTTGCTACTCAACAGTTAAGTCAGTTTCTCCATGCTCCTACCATGACCCATTTCAATGCAGCATGTAGAGTAATCAGGTACCTCAAGCATAACCCTGGTAGAGGACTTCTTTTTCCTAGAGATTCTGAAATACAGCTCCTAGGCTACTCAGATTCTGACTGGGCAGGATGCATAGATTCTAGGAAATCAATTTctggctattgtttctttcttggaTCCTCTTTGATTTCATGGCGTGCCAAGAAACAGCAAACAATCTCCAGATCTTCATCAGAAGCTGAGTACAGAGCTCTCTCCACAGCTACATGTGAACTCCAATGGTTACTTCATCTGTTCAGAGACTTGGAAGTCACATCTACAAGACAACCGGTTCTTTACTGTGACAGCCAGAGCGCAATACACATAGCTTCTAATCCAGTATTCCATGAGAGAACTAAGCATTTGGACATTGACTGCCATTTGGTTCGAGAGAAGGTGCAACAAGGAACTCTTAGACTTTTACAAATTCCATCACAAGAACAATTGGCTGATTTCTGA
- the LOC131647745 gene encoding probable sodium/metabolite cotransporter BASS1, chloroplastic: MQTSIAFSPHLNGIIHRNSKPILLNHQTNKLTLRSNLQPKPLLLFPSTSRSDRIYDSKVCPLRCGISSNGFSGDKRRSVGEWIEVGSEAISTAFPLWVTIGCVLGLVRPSSFNWVTPKLCTVGLSVIMLGMGMTLTLDDLRSAFCMPKEVLSGFFLQYSVMPISAFLVSKLLNLPSHYAAGLILVGCCPGGTASNIVTYLARGNVALSVIMTAASTLSAVIMTPFLTAKLAGKYVAVDATGLLMSTLQVVLLPVLTGAFLVQYFQPFVKLISPLMPPMAVATAAMLSGNAIAQSSSSILMSSGQVILASCLLHASGFFFGYILARMLGLDVTSSRTISIEVGMQNAALGVVLATKHFGDPLTTVPCAVSSVFHSIFGSILAGIWRFSVPSEKKD; this comes from the exons ATGCAAACATCAATTGCATTCTCTCCACACTTAAACGGAATAATCCACCGCAATTCTAAACCCATTTTGTTGAATCATCAAACAAATAAACTTACATTAAGATCCAATCTTCAACCAAAACCACTCTTATTATTCCCTTCCACATCAAGATCCGACAGAATATATGACTCTAAAGTATGTCCACTTCGTTGCGGCATTTCATCAAACGGTTTCAGTGGAGATAAACGAAGGAGTGTTGGGGAGTGGATTGAGGTTGGTAGTGAGGCAATATCCACAGCTTTTCCATTGTGGGTGACGATTGGGTGTGTGTTGGGTTTGGTGAGACCGAGTTCGTTTAACTGGGTCACTCCTAAGCTGTGTACAGTGGGACTTAGTGTAATTATGCTTGGTATGGGTATGACTTTAACTCTTGATGATCTTCGGTCTGCTTTTTGTATGCCTAAAGAAGTTTTATCTGGTTTTTTCCTTCAATATTCG GTGATGCCAATATCCGCATTTCTTGTAAGCAAACTCTTAAATCTTCCATCACATTATGCAGCTGGTTTAATACTAGTTGGCTGCTGTCCAGGGG GCACAGCTAGTAATATTGTAACATATCTTGCACG CGGAAATGTGGCACTTTCTGTGATAATGACAGCTGCCAGCACTCTATCTGCTGTG ATCATGACTCCTTTTTTGACAGCCAAACTTGCCGGTAAATATGTTGCTGTGGATGCAACTGGTTTATTGATGTCTACATTGCAA GTTGTGCTTCTTCCTGTATTGACCGGTGCATTTCTGGTTCAATATTTCCAACCTTTTGTAAAACTTATCTCTCCATTGATGCCACCAATGGCTGTAGCAACTgcagcaatgttatctggaaacgcCATTGCCCAAAGTTCATCATCAATTCTTATGTCTAGTGGACAGGTGATTTTAGCATCTTGCCTTCTTCATGCTTCTGGATTCTTCTTTGGTTACATACTTGCAAGGATGCTTGGGCTAGACGTGACATCTTCAAGAACAATATCCATCGAGGTTGGCATGCAG AACGCAGCTCTTGGTGTTGTTCTAGCTACTAAGCACTTTGGAGATCCTCTAACAACAGTACCTTGTGCTGTTTCAAGTGTGTTTCATTCTATCTTTGGCAGTATCTTGGCAGGAATTTGGAGGTTTTCTGTGCCTTCTGAGAAAAAAGACTGA
- the LOC131647746 gene encoding bidirectional sugar transporter SWEET2-like, with protein sequence MSLFASLAIYKVAKDAAGIAGNIFAFGLFVSPIPTFRRIIRNGSTEMFSGLPYIYSLLNCLICLWYGTPLISHDNILVTTVNSIGAVFQFVYIILFMMSAEKEKKVRMLVWLMGVLGVFAIILIGSLLIDDVIMRRLFVGILSCVSLISMFASPLFIIKLVIQTKSVEFMPFYLSLSTFLMSTSFLVYGILSDDIFIYVPNGIGTILGMTQLILYFHYESKSRRAVEEPLIVSYA encoded by the exons ATGTCTCTGTTTGCTTCACTTGCCATTTATAAAGTTGCCAAAGATGCAGCTGGAATTGCTG GTAACATCTTTGCTTTTGGGTTATTTGTATCTCCAAT acCTACATTTAGGAGAATTATCAGAAATGGGTCAACAGAAATGTTCTCAGGGTTGCCATATATTTACTCCTTATTGAACTGTTTAATCTGTTTGTGGTATGGAACTCCTTTGATATCACATGATAATATTTTGGTTACAACGGTTAATTCGATTGGAGCGGTTTTTCAGTTTGTGTACATAATCCTCTTCATGATGAGTGCTGAGAAAGAAAAGAAG GTGAGAATGCTTGTATGGTTGATGGGTGTTCTTGGCGTATTTGCGATCATATTGATTGGGAGTTTGCTAATTGACGATGTTATAATGCGCCGCCTCTTTGTTGGGATTTTGAGTTGTGTGTCTCTTATTTCGATGTTTGCGTCTCCGTTGTTTATAATT AAATTGGTTATCCAGACAAAAAGTGTTGAGTTCATGCCATTTTATCTCTCACTTTCCACCTTCCTAATGAGCACGTCTTTCTTAGTTTACGGAATACTCAGCGATGATATCTTCATCTAT GTGCCAAATGGGATAGGAACCATTTTGGGAATGACTCAGTTGATATTATACTTCCACTATGAGAGTAAATCTAGAAGAGCCGTCGAAGAACCGTTGATCGTGTCATATGCATGA
- the LOC131650959 gene encoding uncharacterized protein LOC131650959: protein MAHPDNIVRDELEVSEEVNVDAKSKEPINDVKTIFVAVDWVRSEASKLGFGVVIARSDNDTSRRQAFVVMRCERDGKVDGLWHFSVISGIHNHALKTKLHGHPIVCRLNREEKDSISELSIIKVAPRNIHADLKRKIPDSVLNIKQVYNERYNLSTAKIRFKFQSL, encoded by the exons ATGGCGCATCCCGACAACATTGTCAGAGATGAGTTAGAAGTTTCGGAAGAGGTCAACGTAGATGCTAAGTCTAAAGAGCCGATTAACGATGTTAAAACAATTTTCGTTGCGGTGGAT TGGGTCCGAAGTGAAGcaagtaaacttggatttggcgtTGTGATAGCAAGGTCCGACAACGACACTAGTAGAAGGCAAGCATTTGTTGTGATGAGATGCGAGAGGGATGGGAA GGTTGATGGTTTGTGGCATTTTAGCGTCATCTCCGGAATTCATAATCACGCATTGAAGACCAAGCTACACGGCCATCCAATTGTGTGTCGGCTAAATCGCGAAGAGAAGGATTCTATTTCAGAATTATCGATAATCAAAGTTGCGCCGAGAAACATACAtgccgatttgaagcgaaaaATACCAGATAGTGTTTTAAATATCAAGCAGGTATACAATGAACGTTACAATCTTAGCACTGCGAAAATACGTTTTAAGTTTCAGAGCTTGTGA